The Arthrobacter oryzae DNA window CCGGAGGCTGCTGTGGAAAGTGTGGACGAGGCATGAGCACCGAAGCGCGCGCGGCAGGCACTCCGATCACCATCAGCTTCGACTGTGCCGCCGTCAGCGGAAGACTTTTGGGCAACGCGACTGCGCGCTCCTTGATCGACCGGCTTCCCCTGAAGCTTTCCTTCAGCGATTTCGGCGGACAGGAAAAGCTCGCAAAACTTCCGTCACCCCTCTCGCTCGACGGCGTTCCGTCCGGCGGCGACGCCGATCCACTGACGATCGGGTACTACGCACCGGGCCAGGTCCTGGTCCTCTACTACGAGCACGTCGGGTATTACCGAGGGATCGTCCGGATCGGGACTTTCGATGATCTTGCGGCCATCCGGGACCGCAAAAGCCGATTTACCGCGACCCTCAGCCTTGGAACCTGATCAGGTTCAGCGCCTGACCTCCACCCGCAAGACTTCCGCAGAGAGAAACGGAACCATTTTGACTCGCGCCACCCTCCAGGACGACGCCGGCAACGCGGACGTTGCCGAGCCAAGCCACGAACACCTCGGCACCTTTGAGGACAAGACACTCCGGGAAGGGGATACTCCTGCCCCGGGCGGTGCCTTCCCGTGGGCGGCCCTGCTGGTCATGGCGCTGATGGGCTTCCTGCTGATCGCCACCGAAACCATGCCGGCCGGCCTGCTGCCGCAGATCGCTGCCGGGCTGGACATCACCGAGGGCACGGCCGGGCAGTTTGTCAGCGCCTACGCACTGGGCACCGTTGTTGCCGCGATGCCCGCAGTCGCCATGACACGCGGCATTCGCCGGAAACCGGTCTTCATCGTCGGGATCCTCGGCTTCCTGGCCGCCAACCTCATCACAGCGTTTTCCACGGACATTGTGCTCTCCCTAGGGGCGCGGCTCCTTGCCGGTGCGTTCTCCGGGCTGCTGTGGGGCATGCTTGCCGGGTACGCCCGCCGCATTACGGCCCCGGAATACGCGGGCCGTGCTTTGTCGGTGGCGTCCCTTGGCACGCCGGTGGGACTCGCCGTGGGTACACCGTTCGGCTCTTGGCTGGGCACCACCTTCGACTGGCGCTGGTCCTTTGGCGTCCTTTCTATCCTGACGGTGATCACGGTCCTGCTGGCGCTCTTCCTGGTTCCGGACGCACATGGACAGCGTGCTGCGACGCGTGTCCCGCTGGTGCGGGTACTAGGCATCCCGGGGGTCGCCGTTGTCCTGGCTGTCATTGTCAGCTGGATGCTGGGACACAACATCCTCTACACGTAC harbors:
- a CDS encoding cyclophilin-like fold protein, with product MSTEARAAGTPITISFDCAAVSGRLLGNATARSLIDRLPLKLSFSDFGGQEKLAKLPSPLSLDGVPSGGDADPLTIGYYAPGQVLVLYYEHVGYYRGIVRIGTFDDLAAIRDRKSRFTATLSLGT
- a CDS encoding MFS transporter; the protein is MTRATLQDDAGNADVAEPSHEHLGTFEDKTLREGDTPAPGGAFPWAALLVMALMGFLLIATETMPAGLLPQIAAGLDITEGTAGQFVSAYALGTVVAAMPAVAMTRGIRRKPVFIVGILGFLAANLITAFSTDIVLSLGARLLAGAFSGLLWGMLAGYARRITAPEYAGRALSVASLGTPVGLAVGTPFGSWLGTTFDWRWSFGVLSILTVITVLLALFLVPDAHGQRAATRVPLVRVLGIPGVAVVLAVIVSWMLGHNILYTYIGSYLRTAGVPVPVDVALVVFGAAAIAGIAITGAVIDKGLRRLVLLSLGSFVGAGVVLIIGQGSVVAVLAAIVLWGIAFGGAAAQLQTAISAASGDNADVANSMLGVAFNLAIFAAGVAGAVVIGTFDGLVLPVVMAGLAAVALFLALAGRRTAFPR